In a single window of the uncultured Dysgonomonas sp. genome:
- a CDS encoding endo-1,4-beta-xylanase translates to MEIKTAIYAAILTGSLAFLTYFGSSCGSSKDLPTPEKQTLREAVFPFGGAISPEFLKNDTQYRELAAREFSSITAEYVMKMTAISRGKDVYDFAAADEIIDFARKNKMRVHGHTLVWYRETPEWLKNYTGTREDFIMLLEKYIKAVAGHFKGKVVSWDVVNEALLDDGSIRIEENIWYQKIGLEYIEIAFRAAHKADPDALLFYNEYGQEYSKVKSDAVNKLMDELIEKRVPIHGIGLQMHTNANINDLQLKQAVRDAGAKGLKVHISELDVQTNMENNSDYVFTEESALKQKEVYRWATEAMMELPANQRFGITFWGVTDQYSWRWLYEGIPDKVLPFSEKYEHKPGYEGILEGLKEK, encoded by the coding sequence ATGGAAATAAAGACAGCAATATATGCGGCAATTCTGACCGGATCATTGGCTTTCCTTACATATTTTGGAAGCAGTTGCGGCAGTTCTAAGGACTTACCCACTCCCGAAAAACAGACGTTGCGGGAAGCAGTATTCCCCTTCGGAGGTGCCATTTCGCCCGAGTTTCTGAAAAACGACACACAATACAGGGAATTGGCGGCTAGGGAATTCTCAAGTATAACTGCCGAATATGTTATGAAAATGACTGCTATCAGCCGGGGCAAAGATGTTTATGACTTCGCGGCAGCTGACGAAATAATTGATTTTGCCAGAAAGAACAAAATGCGTGTTCACGGACATACCTTGGTATGGTATCGTGAAACTCCCGAATGGTTAAAGAATTATACCGGAACCCGTGAAGATTTCATTATGCTACTTGAAAAATATATTAAGGCCGTTGCTGGGCATTTCAAAGGTAAGGTTGTATCATGGGACGTTGTAAATGAAGCACTGCTGGATGATGGTTCAATACGCATTGAAGAAAACATCTGGTATCAGAAAATCGGACTCGAATATATTGAGATTGCCTTTCGTGCGGCACATAAAGCCGATCCCGATGCTTTACTTTTTTATAATGAATACGGACAAGAGTACAGCAAAGTCAAGAGTGACGCTGTAAACAAGTTGATGGATGAACTAATAGAAAAGAGAGTTCCTATACATGGTATCGGCTTGCAAATGCATACCAATGCCAACATAAACGATCTGCAACTCAAACAAGCTGTCAGGGATGCCGGAGCCAAGGGATTGAAAGTACACATCTCAGAACTGGATGTACAGACCAATATGGAAAATAATTCAGACTATGTGTTCACTGAAGAAAGTGCACTGAAACAAAAAGAAGTTTATCGCTGGGCTACCGAAGCAATGATGGAACTGCCCGCAAACCAACGTTTCGGAATTACCTTCTGGGGTGTGACAGATCAATATTCATGGAGATGGCTATATGAAGGAATACCTGACAAAGTATTGCCTTTCAGCGAAAAATATGAACATAAGCCAGGTTATGAAGGTATCTTGGAAGGACTCAAAGAGAAGTAA